Proteins found in one Choloepus didactylus isolate mChoDid1 chromosome 25, mChoDid1.pri, whole genome shotgun sequence genomic segment:
- the JAK3 gene encoding tyrosine-protein kinase JAK3, whose amino-acid sequence MAPPSEETPLLPQRSCSLSSSEAGALHVLLPTRGPGPPQCLSFSFGDHSAEELCVQAAKASGILPVYHSLFALATEDLSCWFPPSHVFSVEDAGTQVLVYRLRFHFPDWFGLEKCHRYGLRKDLASAVLDLPVLEHLFAQHRGDLVSGRLALGLGLQEQGECLSLAVLDLTRLARERAQPPEELLRTVSYKACLPPGLRDLIRGLSFVTRRRIRTTVRRTLRRVAACQADRHALMAKYIMDLQRLSPASAAETFRVGFPGASGGQDGPGLLRVDGGRGLAWSPGEHEPLQPFCDFPEIVDISVKQAPRVGPAGEQRLVAVTRTDNQILEAEFPGLPAALSFVALVDGYFRLTTDSRHFFCKEVAPPRLLEEAAELCHGPITLDFAIEKLKTGGSVPGSYVLRRSPQDFDSFLLTVCVQSPLGPDYKGCLIRRDPTGTFSLAGLGRPHSSLRELLASCWDGGLHVDGVALNLTSCCPPRPKEKSNLIVVRGGCSRPSSSAALAQTCCQLSQMTFHKIPAGSLQWHENLGHGSFTKIYRGRRHEAVDGAARETEVLLKVMVAKHRHCMESFLEAASLMSQVSYQHLVLLHGVCVAEDSIMVQEFVPLGALDTYLRKHGHLVLASWKLQVVKQLAYALNYLEDKGFPHGNVSARKVLLAREGVDGSPPFIKLSDPGVSPTVLSLEMLTDRIPWVAPECLQEARTLGLEADKWGFGATVWEVFSGVAMPISALDPAEKLQFYEERKQLPAPKWTELALLIQQCMAYKPGQRPSFRAVIRDLNGLITSDYELLSDPTPGALAPRDGLCNGAQLYPCQDPTIFEERHLKYISQLGKGNFGSVELCRYDPLGDNTGALVAVKQLQHSGPEQQRDFQREIQILKALHSDFIVKYRGVSYGPGRQSRRLVMEYLPSGCLRDYLQRHRARLDARRLLLYAAQICKGMEYLGSRRCVHRDLAARNILVESETHVKIADFGLAKLLPLDKDYYVVREPGQSPIFWYAPESLSDNIFSCQSDVWSFGVVLYELFSYSDKSCSPSAEFLRMMGYERDTPVLCRLLELLAEGQRLPAPPGCPGEVHELMKLCWATSPGDRPSFSTLGPQLDALWGGSRA is encoded by the exons ATGGCCCCTCCGAGCGAGGAGACGCCGCTGCTCCCTCAGCGCTCCTGCAGCCTCTCGTCCTCCGAGGCTGGTGCCCTGCACGTGCTGCTGCCCACTCGGGGCCCTGGGCCCCCTCAGTGCCTATCCTTCTCCTTCGGGGACCACTCGGCTGAGGAGCTGTGCGTGCAGGCCGCCAAGGCCAGCG GCATCCTGCCTGTGTACCACTCCCTGTTTGCCCTGGCCACGGAGGACTTGTCCTGCTGGTTCCCCCCGAGCCACGTCTTCTCCGTGGAGGATGCAGGCACCCAAGTCCTTGTCTACAGGCTCCG CTTTCACTTCCCGGACTGGTTTGGGCTGGAGAAATGCCACCGCTACGGGCTGCGCAAGGACCTGGCCAGCGCCGTCCTCGACCTGCCCGTCCTGGAGCACCTCTTTGCCCAG CACCGCGGGGACCTGGTGAGCGGGCGCCTGGCGCTGGGCCTGGGCCTGCAGGAGCAGGGCGAGTGCCTGAGCCTGGCGGTGCTGGACCTGACGCGGCTGGCGCGGGAGCGGGCGCAGCCGCCCGAGGAGCTGCTGAGGACGGTCAG CTACAAGGCCTGCCTGCCCCCCGGCCTGCGCGACCTGATCCGGGGGCTGAGCTTCGTGACGCGACGGCGCATCCGCACCACCGTGCGCCGGACGCTGCGGCGCGTGGCCGCCTGCCAGGCCGACCGGCACGCACTCATGGCCAAGTACATCATGGACCTGCAGCGGCTGAGCCCGGCCAGCGCCGCCGAGACCTTCCGCGTGGGCTTCCCGGGGGCCTCGGGCGGCCAGGACGGGCCGGGGCTGCTCCGCGTGGACGGAGGCCGCGGCCTCGCCTGGAGCCCCGGGGAACACGAG CCCCTGCAGCCATTCTGCGACTTCCCGGAGATCGTGGACATCAGCGTCAAGCAGGCCCCACGCGTGGGTCCAGCGGGGGAGCAGCGCCTGGTCGCCGTCACCAGAACCGACAACCAGATCCTG GAGGCCGAGTTCCCGGGGCTGCCCGCGGCCCTGTCCTTCGTGGCGCTGGTGGACGGCTACTTCCGGCTGACCACCGACTCCCGGCACTTCTTCTGCAAGGAGGTGGCGCCGCCGCGGCTGCTGGAGGAGGCGGCCGAGCTGTGCCACGGCCCCATCAC CCTGGACTTCGCCATTGAGAAGCTCAAGACGGGGGGCTCAGTCCCGGGCTCCTACGTCCTCCGCCGCAGCCCCCAGGACTTCGACAGCTTCCTCCTCACCGTCTGTGTCCAG AGCCCACTTGGTCCCGATTATAAGGGCTGCCTCATTCGGCGTGACCCCACGGGAACCTTCTCCCTGGCTGGCCTGGGCCGGCCCCACAGCAGCCTTCGTGAGCTCCTGGCATCCTGCTGGGATGGTGGGCTTCATGTGGATGGGGTTGCACTGAACCTCACTTCCTGCTGCCCCCCCAGACCCAAAG AAAAGTCCAACCTGATCGTGGTCCGGGGGGGCTGCAGCCGGCCCTCGTCCTCTGCTGCCCTGGCGCAGACCTGCTGCCAGCTGAGCCAGATGACGTTCCACAAGATCCCCGCTGGCAGCCTGCAATGG CACGAGAACCTGGGCCACGGGTCCTTCACCAAGATTTACCGTGGCCGTCGCCACGAGGCTGTGGACGGGGCGGCCCGGGAGACGGAGGTCCTGCTCAAGGTGATGGTCGCCAAGCACAGACACTGCATGGAG tcTTTCCTGGAAGCCGCCAGCCTGATGAGCCAAGTATCCTATCAGCATCTCGTGCTGCTCCACGGCGTGTGTGTGGCCGAAGACA GCATCATGGTGCAGGAGTTCGTGCCCCTGGGGGCCTTGGACACGTACCTGCGCAAGCACGGCCACCTGGTACTGGCCAGCTGGAAGTTGCAGGTGGTCAAGCAGCTAGCCTATGCCCTCAACTACCTG GAGGACAAAGGCTTCCCCCATGGTAATGTCTCGGCCCGGAAGGTGCTCCTGGCTCGTGAGGGGGTCGATGGGAGCCCGCCCTTCATCAAGCTGAGCGACCCCGGGGTCAGCCCCACCGTGCTAAGCCTCGAGA TGCTCACCGACAGGATCCCCTGGGTGGCCCCCGAGTGTCTGCAGGAGGCGCGGACCCTGGGCCTGGAGGCTGACAAGTGGGGCTTCGGGGCCACCGTCTGggaggtgttcagtggtgtggcgATGCCCATCAGTGCCCTGGATCCTGCCGAG AAACTCCAGTTCTATGAGGAACGAAAGCAGCTGCCGGCCCCCAAGTGGACGGAGCTGGCCCTCCTGATCCAGCAGTGCATGGCCTACAAGCCGGGCCAGCGGCCTTCCTTCCGGGCCGTCATCCGGGACCTCAACGGCCTCATCACTTCAG ATTACGAGCTCCTCTCAGACCCCACGCCTGGTGCCCTGGCGCCCCGTGACGGGCTGTGCAATGGTGCCCAGCTCTACCCCTGCCAGGACCCCACGATCTTCGAGGAGAGACACCTCAAATACATCTCGCAGCTGGGCAAG GGCAACTTTGGCAGCGTGGAGCTGTGCCGCTACGACCCGCTGGGCGACAACACGGGTGCCCTGGTGGCTGTGAAGCAGCTGCAGCACAGCGGACCAGAGCAGCAGAGGGACTTCCAGCGCGAGATCCAGATCCTGAAGGCGCTGCACAGCGACTTCATCGTCAAGTACCGTGGCGTCAGCTACGGCCCGG GCCGCCAGAGCCGGCGCCTGGTCATGGAGTACCTGCCCAGCGGCTGCCTGCGCGACTACCTGCAGCGGCACCGCGCGCGCCTCGACGCCCGCCGCCTGCTTCTCTACGCCGCGCAGATCTGCAAG GGCATGGAGTACCTGGGTTCCCGGCGCTGCGTGCACCGCGACCTGGCGGCGCGCAACATCCTGGTGGAGAGCGAGACGCACGTCAAGATCGCCGACTTCGGGCTCGCCAAGCTGCTGCCGCTCGACAAGGACTACTACGTGGTCCGCGAGCCCGGCCAGAGCCCCATCTTCTG GTACGCGCCCGAATCCCTGTCAGACAACATCTTCTCCTGCCAGTCGGACGTCTGGAGCTTCGGGGTCGTCCTCTATGAGCTCTTCTCCTACAGCGACAAGAGCTGCAGCCCCTCAGCT GAGTTCCTGCGGATGATGGGGTACGAGCGAGACACGCCCGTCCTCTGCCGCCTCCTGGAGCTGCTGGCCGAGGGCCAGAGGCTGCCCGCACCCCCTGGCTGCCCGGGTGAG GTCCATGAGCTCATGAAGCTGTGCTGGGCCACCAGCCCCGGAGACCGGCCATCCTTCAGCACCCTGGGTCCCCAGCTGGACGCGCTGTGGGGTGGGAGCCGGGCCTAG